The Artemia franciscana chromosome 9, ASM3288406v1, whole genome shotgun sequence region TGGTAAAACATGTCTGTTGAGAATAATTTGAGTAAGACTAAAAGAGCATGAAATCCAGAAATAGGAACTAGTGAACTAGGTCTATCCATGAGTTTATTACTATATACACTAATTAAATCTAGATATGGATTAGCGGTCaatttatatttgaatattCCGGTGAGATTTACAAGGTTATGGATCCGATTGAGAGCAAACGCCCTGCTAGTGGGGGGAATCAACTCTTGATTATTTTGGGAAAGTACAGATGCAAAGAAAAATTGCCCACTGTgggatgttgaggaggagcGATTGGGCCATTTTCTCCTTTGTGGTCGCGAGCGATCTCAAATTAAGGTAAAGTGGCTGGAGATAAATTCTGATGAGCTACTTCCCGGCATTCTTACATCAGCTACTCCACAAACGGTTGTTATGGTGATAGATGTTGTGCAAAAGGCGATGGAAGTTAGGCGCAAATAGAAGTACTTAGTATTGGGTTTTGATCTAAATATATTGGTAGTTGGATGTATGTAATCACGACTTTTGTATATGATCCTCAAGTTTTCCAATACAAACCGTAttgttattatattaaattatcgTAAATACAAGATATAATCAAATGGTTGTTGTTAATTTTTCAATATccattctctttttctcttaaaCATCCCCTCGCTATACGATTTTTTCAAGTTGAAGCATGGCGAAGCGATCGTTTTCCACTTTAGAAGGCCTTTTCGTGGCTTGGAGAAGCAATTTTCTCGTTGTCAGGAGAAAGCTTCAGTTCTGATAGAGCGCAAATATTGCTTCGCCtaccaaaaattacttcgtCGTGTCACAAGAAGGCCCTCCAAAGTGGAGAAAAAGCTTCACCACACTTCAACTTGAAGTTGAAGAAATTGTGAAACGAAGcgatatttctaataaaaaaaatagaatgctgaaaaataaataaaaagaattagatCGTATATAGTAttgtaatataataatataacttGTATTGGAAAACCCGAAGGTTATGCATAAAAGTTTTGATTACATACATCTAACTACTAACatattaaaatcaaacactAGAAACTATCATTTCATCATATCCTATATCGTTTGATACGAACTGCAAAGAATACAGGGACTGaggaatagaagaaaaaaatgtgggTAAGGAGGTGGCAAAACACTTGATGAATGAGGTAAACTGTGTTTGGTATTTGTTCAATCTTTGAAATGAGTAGCCTAgctcttaataaaaaaatatcacaagCTATGTATTAAAAATTCCTTGTTCCCTCAGTTTATATTAGTATATGGTGTAGGCTTACATCTGGCCAGTAGAATGTTCATAATGAAATACAGATCCTTCAATTAAAGCTGAAATAATTGATATAGAATCCttattcttttagaaaaaagaatcgAAATTCTTTATACCATAACATTTTAATGGCAAATATTTGACTTGTGTTAGATAATTGTACTTAATTATGTGTGCTTCTAAAAAATCACCGTCGGTGCGAATTCCCAAGCCATTTTCGTTTCGCTCCGCGAACTATTTTTTTCAcaactaatatatatattttttttggggtgtCAAAACTTAGCTCTAAATCAATGAAATTCATTGGGGAAACCACACAGCAACTGCAAATTTTTGTCTGATGAGAACCATTTACAAATCGTTAATTGATACTAACAGTGACGAAAATTACAAGTTGCAAATCGTCGAGAAATGAATAAATCTAGAAATAATGAGATGTGGGGTGAATAAATCAGGCCGCTTTGTGCTCACTCAACTTTATGATAGACTTCGACCTAAAGATGAGTTTTATAGTACGTGCTTAATACACAATGTTATTCTGAATATATATCGAGGAGGGAAAAGTACCGCGGGTTTATCCCCCACAAAATATCtccattaaatttttgtttaattcattcGCTTATAACTTTCACAAAATTCACTTCTTTCTGAATTTGACTCTCTAAATTTATTGCTTGGATGCCTGtgcaaaaaggtaaaaaaattcataatttttctgCTATTCCTAAATCAACACATTAATTTAAGGCGAAGAATTTATTTTCACcgaaaaacaagataatttaCTTCTTCTTGCTGACACCAACAGTACGACCCCGACGACCAGTAGTCTTTGTATGCTGACCACGAACACGgaggctaaaaaataaaaataaatgagcaTTTGGTCCTGGAAAAtgtaaaaaggtttttattaCGAAGTTACATATTTCGACAATGAGCATTCTCACCAAGCTATCTACCATGGCCAATTAAATATGCGACATAAAGTCAAAACTGCGACATAAAGTCAAACCTTAACGTAAATAGGGAGGTATTTAGCGGGCGACCCCCTCTTATACAGGTTAGtctatgttcattttaagatttaaagctgctccttactttgatttttttttaaatgttttttttttaatttctgcctGTTTTAACAATGCTGGAACAGCCACCTCCCTCTCAATAGAAAATCCAtcggacaattccatcctcggtGAAATTTCCCCCAAAGCCCAGAAATTTTCTTGCAGAACTTCCGcgtgaaaaattctaattggcctaatttcatttgaaaaaatttgtctttcattaatttcaattatGCCAGAAATCCCACCTCGTGGAAATTTTCTCCCACAGAAAGGTCCCCTACAGAGAATTTCTACCGTGGAAAAATCTCCCAGGTAATTCCAACCTCTTTGAAAATTTCCTGTGGATAATTTCCCTGGAACATctccatatgtaaaattgaGACAGCAAAGATGAAGTAAGTCAAAATATAACGAATTTCGTATAAGAATCCCTGCAAattccccagtgtaaaatttccttttgaaaGTTCATATCTGGAAACCTCACTGCCAATGGAACATTCTTCCCTTTCTACCCTCATCCCAAAGAAAATTTCTTCtccttgaaaaatgttttacttcccaataacaaattttatatgtaaataataggcaaattttatcactTTGTCCTTCCCCgagaggcttgggggggggggggggtttaagtCATCTCCagagacatttttattttacctttaaactatgtttaacaaaatatctatctcaaaatttcgatcgaaCGAAATTATGGAAAAAAGAGACATGAAAGGGGGGCTAGTtgatctttttggttacttaaactacaacaaaatgtcacattaacttttaatttccgttcgcaTGAGCCCTCTCTTGAATCACGATCTTTAGAATTATTAATTCGTTATGATGgccaaaaaagaacaaaaagcaaataaacacgcattcgtgatcttccttctgacaaaaaaaaaaaaaaaaaaaaaaatccaaatttttttagcagatgggagcttgaaacctctatagtaaggctctctgatatgctgaaaaTGACGTTGcaatttccgttaagattcctTAACtatttaggccccccccccctttcgaaAATCACATATTTTCTctggcttgtagcttttgatgggtaaaataacacttaatgaattttacatatttggagcCAGCATAAAGAGCCAactattttgaagtatctattaaaataaaattctagtttctagagtttcagttactattgggccgagtcgatccttacttacagttccacgaactgcttgaaacGTCTAGTATGTGctgtatttgatttaaaatgagtCCCAATACTACTTTCTCTATTTGAAGTTTATTTGAAAGTTGGTGACCTACTTTGCAGATGACATTACAATGCTATAGCCATGCAAGCAACGTCTGCAAGAGCTTCTAAAGAGGGTCAGCGAAAAAGTAAGCCAACTTGGCCTAAGAATAAATTCAAGCAACACCAAAATAAAATGACGAATACTGATTCCCCACTTCATATCATATATGGAAATGGGGAAATCGAATAGGTCGTGGAATTCAGGTACCTCGGAAGCATAATGGAGAATACGTGATCaacattcaaagaaataatgACCAGAATAGATCAGGCGAATGCCGCCTTTAGTAGGCTCAGGCGCATATGGAAGTCGAAAAATTACTCGACCCGGTCTAAGTTATATCTGTTCAACAGCAACGTCATCCCGGTCCTCCTTTACGCAGCCGAAACCTGTCTGAACCAACAACAGGAGAAGAGAATCCTTGCATTCGAGAACGATTGTCTTCGAAGAATTTTGAATATTCATTGGTCAGAGAGAATTACGAATGAAAAAGTCCGCAAACATGCCAACCAGCCTCTAGTGACAGATATCAATAGAGCTCGGAAGTGGAGATACTTGGACCATGTTCTTCGAATGCAGGGCACTCAGATTCAAAAAGCCAATTTAGATTGGCACCCAAACTGAATTCAAAGACGGGGAAAACCTCGGAACATTTTGCGTCAAACATACCAGTCTGATCTGTCCATTCTTCTCTTCAACCCAATTGGGAAGAAATACAAAGCTGAGCAATTCTGAAAGGATTGGCGAAGTCTCGTGGATGACCTGGGTGCTTCTGGCGGCACATgtggatctaaggtctaaggtactGAAATCTTCGTGAACATGTTCgcagtttttttcccttttttttcaagtacaGTTGTAATTATGATTGAAAGAACAAGTGTTACAATTAGTTTCTCTTTCGTGTGAATGAGTCCGATTTCTTTAAAAGATGGATAAACAAAAAATCTCACTTTTAACATTATTATAACTCCATTTGATCTTGTTTTTAAATCTGACTTTATTGCAattaaatttcacttttattcattcattctgTATATGTTGCATAAAATTTACACCATTGCTCTTTTAAACTGGCAGATTatatgaaaatttaaacaatttagcTAAACACCATTTTAAATCTCAGCTAGGCACCTATAcaacaacattaaaatatatgaataaaaacaaacaataaaatatatcaataaGTAAGAAAGAAACTAATAAGTAATATAAAAGGCAATAGAATAAGtaatagaatagaataaataataGATTAATAAGTAAGAagtaaaatttccctttttgaTCCGTTTTTAATTAAACGAGAAAACTACCATTCTTATCTTTTCTTCTCCTGAAAAACTCTTAATTTCGTAACAAATTATGCAAGCAACAACTCCATCAAACTCTATAGTTTCCTGGAGTACATCTTGTTAGTAATTAAGTATAATTTACAGGTGGAATGTGGCCTTTCTATTAAGAAGAGAGTTCCAACAtttctaagacaaaaaaaacaaaacaataactTGGAAACATCTTTAGCGATTAACAAGGCGTAACAGAAAGTGATTCAAAAGATGTTGTTACACAACATAAATTTTagggaaaacagaaaaaataaaaaagcgttATGTGTTTATGTATGTTTTGCAAAAAACATTAATCTGttgtttataaaataatgatctTCCAACAAACAGCTTGTCTGAAGTTCAgatttttagttgtttctgCATGCAGGGAAGAGATACGAGTAGCGAGGAAAAtagttaaagaaaaacaatcaaGTTAAACATCAACCATACACAATATGCTGCAGTAAAGAATATGCCTTACTAAACCAATATTTAAGAACGCTAGGTGCTCGTCCTTCTTTTCTGTTACTATTTGGTAGTCTCCTTAAACAGGTTTTAAATCGAAATTTGCTCCCGGCAATATAATATAGAAGATATTTCCAAagaaagagtatgggtaacttaaaaGAGCGGAAGCTGCCGCtaatatcaacaaaaaaaatgtcgCCAATGgcatctagcgtttggcgacacttggcattttttcaagctttgtaatCATTTTTCTGTCAAAACTGAGACCACATACTTATTACTACCCTAATTTTGATAAGTATCCATatcaaattaattattcttattattacactgaaaaaagtcaagtgtcaccaaacgctagatgatgttgatagttttttttgtcgcctgtttccactcttataagctACCAATACTCTTTGATTTCCAACTATGAACACTATTAGTGGAGGAATACATTTGATATCAGTTCCTTTCATTTACAGATGGAGTCGACATTCATAGATACATATAGAGAAAGTCAATATTTTGATACATATTGAATGGCTGTCACAAAGCAAAGGACATCCAGTCCATTCCTATTATTTTAGCAGCCAACATTCATTTGATTTCCCCATTCTGGAAAGGGAGCAAAAACAATTATTGGACAGATCTAAATTATATCTAACCCCTGATTTGCATATTGACACAAAGGCTGTGGAGTCGGTCCGCTTTTCCTCCGACTCCAACTCTGACTCCAAAAACTTGAGTCTAGGAGACTTGTTGATCATATGTCAATTCTATGACATGGTATTCCACCTTCCTTTAGACTACAAGCGGTCAAGCCAATTAGGCTTAGGTTTTGCATGTTCGTCAatgagtccaagcaaattcCCAGATTTTacatacaagtccagtggacaCTCCATCATGCgtcaacccaaaatcaatccaatctttcatcccttagttctatgactatctaccttagttctgcccaaGGAATGACGTATGGACGGATGATACATAGACTTGTCTATACACAAATgtaatgacatcatttttatacaattctaaaaaagggcttatgccagagtTGTCTCTCACGTGGCTTGATGCctgcaactacttgattttaattcaaaattgattTACTCTCTGTAAAATAATCCTCTTACGGAGAAACATGACTAATCATAATTGTAGTCACAAATTTTCAATCATTATTTATAGCCATTTAGGAGTATTAAACAAATCTTACCCCCAGTAGTGACGAAGACCCCTGTGGGCCCTAATCTTCTTTAGACGCTCAAGATCTTCACGAAGCTTGTTTTCGAGGTTGTTGGATGTCACCTAAAACCCAAAATTcgcatttaataataaataatttaataataataataaataatactaataataactaataataatttaatattaataaataatcttACGGCAAAAAGTCGAGGAAAATATAGCTATATGCCATAAACTGAGCAAATTTGACAAAGTAACAGAATCCGTATCTAAACCGTTTTTTGTTAATAGCAGATCCAAATACATTTATTTCCCCTTCTCTACAAACCCTCACGAACGGAGTTACATCttaatttgaattgaattataAAAAGACAAACTTTTCTACGAAAAATAGTCCAGAACAAAATCGTAATTGTTTGTCAATTggtattctaaaaaaaacttcgatTTTTGTCAATATTGTATATCAGTGATGTGCACTAGAtgcatttaatttttgatatctACCATTGATACGGATCAGTATGCCCTAGTATGTCAAGGCAACTCTTGACTTTGTTAAATGGATAGGTGAGAACTTTGTATATTGTTTAGCataagttttgttaaaattttgatttagaaACGTTACTTAAACTAAGTAGTTTTACTAAATTAGGATATAAAAAGGTTAAATAGTATTACTCAGTTTCAACATAAAAATGCTGGATTTAAAGTGGAATTTTAGAGGCATATCAATTTATGATGTTAATGACAGGAAAACGAATGACTTCAGCTATtcagactgaaaaaaaaaattgaacgaaTGATATACAAATCAAGTTAACCTATGAGTTCTAATAATTCTTAGAAGGATTGGACTCAAATACAACATCAAAAAtcaatttagttttactgatttaaCCTATAACACACTCTGCGTTAATGGTCTCTTTATTCAAATCTTTTctttggaatttgaaataaatccatatatttaattttcaatgaagCAAAATAGGCAATCTGGCCATTCAGCAGGGCGATAACAACAAACTGATTAATGGCAAAGACAACGCATGAAGACAAAAGGCAATGCGTGTCCGACAcgtgaaaacaaaaagaatgcatataaacaatttttgatgcatctttactgtttaccccccccccaggacAAAATATCCCCCTTCtccgagcaaaaaaaaattgactagaCTTTGTTTAGAAACTTTATGTTTTATGtgattattcattgtaattttattCACTCAAAGTAGACTCTGTTCTTTATTTGAGTTGTTACagttttatttctgcttgtttcaTAGTAAcggttaattttctttaaggGACATTTTTTTGGAAACTTTTATTCATATTAAcataaaaaggagaaacaaaCATGAGCatcttcaaataatatttttttaatggaaaagtaGTGTTTTGTGTAAGATAAACAGATCATAAATTAAGAAGACCCATAAATTACTTTGGAAGAGCAAGACTTCACGTGAAAGATGAAATAAAGTAATAGTGAACTCAAAGTAAAGAAATAGTAACATGAAAGGAATCAAATAGTGAAAGGACACAAATAAAAGAAGTAGCAATGTTAGCCAGATAAATAATAACCTGCAGCAAAacagagccgttcctagggttggtggtacaaaagaaaaaaaataataaccccctccccgtcccgactcaaatataagaaaaaaaccaaatatgAGTAAAGAGTTTGATCAAAGCGGGGAAATCCCCAGCCACAATTCCCCACTCCCTAGCCACGGCACCCGGGGTATCTTGCCCTCCTCCCTTTGAACGGTTCTGaagcaaaacaagaaaaagtaagCATAAAGCAAACTGTTGTTAATACAGCAATCAAGAAACACTCAAGAATTCAGGCAAATTAACCATTGCTGAACAGCAGTATTGAGTTTACAATGGAGTTTACTTGCAGTTCTGTCTTCACTCTCAGCAATCTCAGACTGTCAGAAAGGAAGGGGGAGAGTATCAACAAAAATTGAAGTCTCCAGGTAATGAAATATGTAGGATGTAATCAAAATTGACACAAACACAAAAGAGGTTAGAAATGAAAATCAACAACCTTTCAAATCAAATTTAGATTAACCCTTGATTATCTCCAAAATACTTCTATCTGTAATGTGTTTGTTCTATGTGTATAACTTAGCTACTACTCCAGAAGGGGGAGGTAAAGAGTCAAGGATTACATTCAGGGTGACAAATGTGATACTCCAAAACTGTTTCGGTACCCAAATATTCGGATTTTTACCCctttatgatttttgttaacaGAAAGGGAGAGGGGCCTTCTCTTTTCAGAtgtcttttgttgtttttttataatactcTATCTAATTACTTTTTCGAGATATCTGCTATTATTCCGGCCTTACATTATTAGAAACATACCTGTGAGTATTTTCCATCTTTAATATCCTTTTGCCTGTTAAGGAACCAATCCGGAATCCGGTATTGTCTAGGATTTTGGATGATAGTGGTGACTTTTTCAACCTAAAAACAAAGCACCAAAAACTGTTGTATATGAAAGCAATAAATAGAATCACAAACAGAACAAGTTTTGTAACTCTAAACACAAGCAATACACAAAAGTGCAATTcccaatgtttatttttatacattttgccAGTAATAGCCAACGAACCTTATTCTTTGATGGTGAAACCAAATTTTGGTTATAAATGaactaatatttaaaaacgAACTACTGTCAAGTTGATTTGACATTTTAAACTTCATTAAAATCTATACTACCAAACCTTGCCACCTATAAAAATAAACCTTTTCATAAGCCCCTAGGGTATATCCATTTCAATTCTTCGGTATCAGCTTTAAATTTTTCCAtacggtatatatatatatatatatatatatatatatatatatatatatatatatatatatatatatatatatatatatatttgtctttattattttttctattgtttggtaaatgacgacttatacttattgacgacatgactgcctgtccatgggttattctttatggttgattgtgtttggctatgctgtttgacctatgtgattgtatggatgagtagggttaaggcctcattcaagtgctggtttatattaatcactaatttaggaaaacagtcttccttttctccttctgtcttttttttatgtgtttgtgctgttgcattggtgatttctcttttcatgattatatatatatatatatatatatatatatatatatatatatatatatatatatatatatatatatatatatatatatatatatatatatatatatatatatatatatatatatatatatatatatatatatatatatataagtaaatATAATCAGGAAACATAATAGTCAAATATTTTCTAATGCATGGAGTTGACAACTCCTCATCCATTCAGCTGGATGGAACAGATGATTGACATGAATATTACGCGGAATCTTTTAGGTAAAAATCATGTAGACAAAATGAAGTGACAGTTATCATACAATGATCCTATTCTCTGCTAACAATAACTCTACCAAGTTTTAAGCGATTATTCCATTACAACAGCAATATTACACAGCCAAATACTACTTCGTTCTGGTGAAACATGGGATCTGAATCAAAAGAGGAGATTCATGACCTTTGAAAGCTCATACATCCGCAGAACATTGAACATACAATGGTCAAAGAAGAAGACAAACTAGTCCATCAGCGCACATACGATGTTTCTAGTGACAGTCACTATCAGTTTGGTGCTTGAGATATTTGGGACATGTCCTCTACATGCACCACCATTGACTCCCAGAAGCCGCTCCGCACAGGCGACCAGATGctgaacaaaaataagaaagttCTGGCTTTTGAAAACTCATACCTCCTCAAACAACTGAACATCTACTGGTCACAGAAGACAACACAACAGTCCATCTGTGAAACTACGGAAAAACCTGTAGTGACCAATATTCGACGCTAGAGATGGTTGGGACACGCCGTCAGTACGGACTACCCTTTACTCCCAAAAGCGCCTATATATTGCCAACTACCATGACCACATAGTTGATTAAGACAAAACAGAATGAGAGGACATGATTGCTGTAACTGATTTGCAGCTTCTCCCTG contains the following coding sequences:
- the LOC136031368 gene encoding small ribosomal subunit protein uS13; the encoded protein is MSLVLPGEFQHILRVLNTNIDGRTKALYAITSIKGVGRRYADVVLKKADVDLNKRAGELSEEEVEKVTTIIQNPRQYRIPDWFLNRQKDIKDGKYSQVTSNNLENKLREDLERLKKIRAHRGLRHYWGLRVRGQHTKTTGRRGRTVGVSKKK